The genomic window CGGTTGGCCGTCGGGACGCCGGCGTACACCGCCACCTGCAGCAGGATCTCGGCCAGCTCGTCGCGGGTCAGGCCGTTGCGCAGCGCGGCGCGGCAGTGCATCGCCAGCTCGTCCTCGTGCTGCAGGGTGGCCAGCATGGCGACGGTGATGGCGCTGCGGGTCCGCCGGTCCAGGCCGGGGCGGGACCACACGTCGCCCCAGGCGTAGCGGGTGATCAGGTCC from Angustibacter luteus includes these protein-coding regions:
- the pcaC gene encoding 4-carboxymuconolactone decarboxylase, whose protein sequence is MDDDERREAGTDVRRAVLGDAHVDRAAAGATPFTEPFQDLITRYAWGDVWSRPGLDRRTRSAITVAMLATLQHEDELAMHCRAALRNGLTRDELAEILLQVAVYAGVPTANRAFRVAEEALRPEPDDPPEPT